A DNA window from Aquarana catesbeiana isolate 2022-GZ linkage group LG01, ASM4218655v1, whole genome shotgun sequence contains the following coding sequences:
- the LOC141128188 gene encoding vomeronasal type-2 receptor 26-like, translating into MTIDNSQVVNETNISMITVPVSRCSRPCLPGNRKKFGTSIHKCCYECVPCPEGEISNISDSENCMKCSDEEWPNEKKDRCVPKLTEFLSYTDDPISAVFSAVSTLCCLLACLILGIFVHYQDTPIVKANNRTLSYLLLVSIMLSFLCVFLFLGRPVDVTCILRVTSFGVIFSVAVSSLLSKSIMVCIAFKATKPGSSWRKWMGARLPNSIMSVCSLIQVIICMTWLSISPPFQDQDFYSDQGKIIIQCNEGSVIGFCSVLGYMGLLAAVSFIIAFLARTLPDNFNEAKYITFSMLVFCSVWIAMVPAYLSTKGKYMVAVEIFAIWASSAGLLGCIFFPKCYIILFRPDLNTKTGLLGYRSK; encoded by the exons ATGACAATAGATAACAGTCAAGTTGTAAATGAAACTAATATTTCAATGATCACC GTTCCGGTATCTCGATGCTCAAGACCATGCTTGCCTGGTAACAGAAAGAAGTTTGGAACTTCAATTCATAAATGTTGCTATGAGTGTGTCCCATGTCCAGAAGGAGAGATATCCAACATTTCTG acagtgaaaactgcatgaaatgttctgatgaagaatggccaaatgaaaaaaaggaTCGGTGTGTTCCAAAACTGACGGAATTTCTCTCTTATACTGATGATCCAATTTCTGCAGTATTTTCAGCTGTCTCCACCCTCTGTTGTCTTCTGGCTTGTTTAATATTGGGGATATTTGTACATTaccaggacacccccattgttaaagctaataaccggaCCCTGAGCTATCtgctcctggtctccatcatgctgagctttctctgtgtcttcttgttcctcggccGTCCAGTAGATGTAACTTGCATTCTGCGTGtaacctcttttggtgtcatctttTCAGTTGCTGTGTCTTCTCTACTTtccaaaagtatcatggtgtgtattgcttttaaggCCACCAAACCCGGGAGTTcctggaggaaatggatgggagccaGATTGCCCAATTCTATAATGTCTGTGTGTTCACTGATCCAAGTAATAATATGCATGACGTGGTTATCTATTTCTCCTCCCTTCCAGGACCAAGACTTTTACTCTGATCAGggaaagatcatcattcagtgtaatgagggttcagttatTGGCTTCTGCTCTGTCTTGGGATATATGGgacttctggcagctgtgagtttcataatagcttttttagccaggacattaccggacaaTTTTAacgaggccaagtacatcaccttcagcatgctggtgttctgcagtgtctggattgccatggtCCCAGCCTATCTGAGCACTAAAGGGAAAtatatggtggctgtggagattttTGCCATATGGGCATCAAGTGCTGGacttcttggctgtatattttttccaaaatgttataTAATTCTGTTTAGACCTGACCTGAATACAAAAACAGGTTTGCTTGGATATAGATCAAAATGA